In Paludibaculum fermentans, the genomic stretch TGCAGAGGGGCTCATCGCGGAGCAGTGGTTGGATCTGACGGTTTCGCCGCTCAGCTTGTCCCGGGCGTATGTAAACGCGCCCGCCGGTCAGGCGCTGGCATGGCAAGCCGTTGTATCTGAAGGAGCGGCGCCGTTCGAGTACCGTCTCGCACCCCAGGCCTTCCTTCCGCTGGGTTTGGTATTGACCCCGGATGGAATCCTGCGCGGGACGGTGCTCGTACCCGGTCAGTACGAGATTCCCATTGAAGTGACGGATGCCGGAGGCAATCGCCTGCGCACCACGCTCACCGTGAACGCCTACGGCGAGGAGACTTCCCTGCCCGCCCTCGGCGTCCGCCTCAGCGTGCAGGATTGCCATGTGGTGGCCGAATTCCCAACCATGCCCGAGACCATCAAGGGCGAATTGATCGGCGGCGGCCCCGGTGAGGCAGTGGACGTCGTCCTCACCAACCTCGAATCCGGCCAGCAGGCCGTCGCGCACTACGAGGATCAGACCCTGAGTCTCGCCAGCAGTTGCGCGGCTTCTCCATCCACCTTGTCCTTGGGCATCGCCTTGGGACTCTGATAACGTAGCGAGGCCAAATACAACTTTGGCTGCGCCGGCGCGATGAGCATCTGGACCTGATGCTTGGCGAAAAGCACGCTACCCGTCGCCTCTTCGCTCCCCGACTTGACCCAGCCATTCAGGCTCCAGGTCTTCAGGTGTGCATCCGGGTACACAGGGCCTTGAGCAAAGGCGGATCCGCCTTCCACCAACTCGATCCCCTCCAGCGGGCCACCGGAGCACTGCACGTTGTGGATGCGCGCTTCGAACTCGCCCAGGTGCTGGATCTGCGTGCGCACCTGCGCGGTCACCGGACCCAGCTTGATCGAGTACTCGATCTCGATCTTCTCAGTATCCATCTCAGTGGACGTGATGTCGCCGCGGACGGCAGTCTCGCCCGTACTGGTGTTCCGCAGCGCCAGCACGTTATCCAGAGTGGCGTGCGCCGGATCGTGCGTGGCCGCAAAACAGAAGTGCGACGAGTACTCCAGCTTGTTGTACTTGTCGCGATAGTGGGCATCCGGCTTGGTCGACCTGGCGTTGAAGACGCGCACCTGGCCGGAAGACCGCCGCCCGGCCAGCAGCAGGCCCGGCTCCGGCAGGGCAATCGCGTAGTCGCTCTTCTCGATGGGGAGAGGCTCCTCCGGAGCGGTCCAGAACGGATCGCCGTCGGGGATCCGCCAGAACGCGAAAGCCTGCATCCCCCAGTAGGGATGCCCGCCGTCGATATAGCTCTCCTTGATCGCCGGGGAGCCCTCCGGAGTATAAGTCTCCCGCAGCTTCCCGGCCTCGGCATCAAAGCCGCCGATCGACGCGTGATACAGGATGTTCTGCTGCACAATACGCCGCAGCAGGCCCGGAGAATGCGGCCACAGCTTCTGCTGATACGCCAGCACCAGTGGAGTCAGCACACCCCAGCGGTAAATCAGCGACCGTCCAAACAACACATGACCGCCATGCCCCGCGAAGAACATGGGCGCCGTCTCCAGATACCTCGACAGCCGTTCGCTGAAGCGTTTGCTGATCTCGGGATACCGCGCGCCCACCAACTCATTCCAGTACAGGAAATGACTGGCGAAGACCCACGAGTTGTAGTAGTCGTACGCCGCGCCGGTCAGCCCGTCGTTGTACCAGCCGCTGTCGCCCGTCGCCATCGACTCAATCACCTTCATGTCGTCGAGCATGAACTGCTCGTCGGCC encodes the following:
- a CDS encoding Ig domain-containing protein, translated to MHILLLALALTSGSPDWNQPSVGRPWSMPLKAEGGTAPFQWEITGGDLPPGVHLVDLSTVVLGSASAPGLFGAPAEAGQWFVRVQVTDAEGLIAEQWLDLTVSPLSLSRAYVNAPAGQALAWQAVVSEGAAPFEYRLAPQAFLPLGLVLTPDGILRGTVLVPGQYEIPIEVTDAGGNRLRTTLTVNAYGEETSLPALGVRLSVQDCHVVAEFPTMPETIKGELIGGGPGEAVDVVLTNLESGQQAVAHYEDQTLSLASSCAASPSTLSLGIALGL
- a CDS encoding DUF2264 domain-containing protein, with protein sequence MYRREFLSLVPAAAAAAQGKKKSGGKKGEPPPPPPPPEAQVKSFFLDITRGYLKNAAKTSPSLAVVEYPNATITKNFLSKSGLSVTGVTRMMPAMAAWIAGGREPGLELTAAMTNAFRNGCNPEHPDYWQPAKTGGSDQRQVESSIVAWSLWLLRDKVLPALTEGERRNVAAWLDSCTKQPVRGNNWALFTAVNHAARLRLSEKWPEFQADEQFMLDDMKVIESMATGDSGWYNDGLTGAAYDYYNSWVFASHFLYWNELVGARYPEISKRFSERLSRYLETAPMFFAGHGGHVLFGRSLIYRWGVLTPLVLAYQQKLWPHSPGLLRRIVQQNILYHASIGGFDAEAGKLRETYTPEGSPAIKESYIDGGHPYWGMQAFAFWRIPDGDPFWTAPEEPLPIEKSDYAIALPEPGLLLAGRRSSGQVRVFNARSTKPDAHYRDKYNKLEYSSHFCFAATHDPAHATLDNVLALRNTSTGETAVRGDITSTEMDTEKIEIEYSIKLGPVTAQVRTQIQHLGEFEARIHNVQCSGGPLEGIELVEGGSAFAQGPVYPDAHLKTWSLNGWVKSGSEEATGSVLFAKHQVQMLIAPAQPKLYLASLRYQSPKAMPKDKVDGEAAQLLARLRV